From a single Vanacampus margaritifer isolate UIUO_Vmar chromosome 15, RoL_Vmar_1.0, whole genome shotgun sequence genomic region:
- the LOC144035441 gene encoding equilibrative nucleoside transporter 2-like yields the protein MKGQKDAPSDWGCLVGVCFFILGLGTLLPWNFFMTASLYFQGRLNASNITDGSENNNSKYFNSCMTLLSQLPLLLFTLLNSMLYHRISEAMRIAGSLVVILLLFIFTAVLVKVEMDANRFFDVTMATIWFINSFGAVLQGSLFGLVGMLPQKYSAVFMSGQGLAGTFAAMAMLLANASDAESESAALGYFITPCVGTLVTLFCYLLLPRLEFARYYLHRSTKYEPGTTDELLTALDNGKLNGHANGSLAGSPKKDGASEEGDGEARRDRSKEAFLSVEQVEKKQAKASIIEVFKKIWVMAFCVTFVFTVTLSVFPAVTVDVKTSSPNFRTALPGNWERYFIIVCCFLTFNINDWLGRTITTVIRWPRKESRLFPLLVVSRVIFIPLLMLCNVQDRSFSPVYFNSDIVFTVIMAFFSISSGYFVCLSMSYAPQLVEAKDAETAGSLMTFFLALGLSIGAALSFPLRKLV from the exons ATGAAGGGACAGAAAGATGCTCCTTCAGACTG GGGCTGCTTGGTGGGAGTATGTTTCTTCATCCTGGGCTTGGGAACGCTGTTACCATGGAACTTCTTCATGACTGCCTCGCTg TATTTCCAAGGGCGCCTGAATGCGTCCAACATCACAGATGGCAgcgaaaacaacaacagcaagtaCTTCAACAGCTGTATGACCCTGTTGTCCCAACTGCCCCTACTTCTCTTCACCTTGCTCAACTCCATGCTCTACCATAG GATATCTGAGGCCATGCGCATCGCCGGCAGCCTGGTTGTCATCCTGTTGCTTTTCATCTTCACCGCCGTGCTGGTGAAGGTGGAAATGGACGCCAACCGCTTCTTCGACGTCACCATGGCGACCATCTGGTTTATCAACT CGTTCGGCGCCGTGCTGCAGGGAAGTCTCTTCGGTCTGGTGGGCATGCTACCTCAGAAGTACAGCGCCGTCTTTATGAGCGGCCAGGGCCTCGCCGGCACGTTTGCCGCCATGGCCATGCTGTTAGCCAATGCCA GTGATGCGGAATCTGAGTCGGCGGCGTTGGGCTACTTCATCACGCCGTGTGTGGGCACGCTGGTGACACTCTTCTGTTACCTCCTCCTGCCCCGCTTG GAGTTTGCCCGCTATTACCTGCACAGGAGCACCAAATATGAGCCTGGCACCACAGATGAGCTGCTTACAG CGCTGGACAACGGCAAGCTCAACGGCCACGCAAATGGCTCGCTGGCCGGAAGCCCAAAGAAAGATGGCGCCTCGGAGGAGGGTGATGGTGAGGCCCGGCGGGACAGGAGCAAGGAGGCTTTCCTGTCCGTggagcaagtggaaaaaaagcaagCCAAAGCCTCCATCATCGAGGTCTTCAAGAAG atttgggTGATGGCGTTCTGTGTGACATTTGTGTTCACGGTCACACTCTCAGTGTTTCCCGCCGTCACTGTTGATGTCAAGACGTCATCCCCTAATTTCAGGACAGCGTTACCAGGGAATTGGG AACGTTATTTCATCATCGTGTGCTGCTTCCTGACTTTTAACATCAACGACTGGCTGGGCCGGACCATCACCACCGTCATACGCTGG CCTCGCAAGGAGTCGCGTCTCTTCCCGCTTCTGGTGGTCTCTCGCGTGATCTTCATCCCTCTCCTGATGCTGTGTAACGTCCAGGATCGCTCCTTCTCGCCCGTCTACTTCAATTCCGACATTGTTTTCACCGTCATCATGGCTTTCTTCTCCATCTCCAGCGGAtactttgtctgtctgtccatgtCCTACGCGCCTCA GTTGGTGGAGGCCAAGGATGCGGAGACCGCCGGATCCCTGATGACCTTTTTCTTGGCTCTGGGTCTATCCATCGGTGCCGCGCTGTCCTTCCCGCTCCGAAAGCTCGTGTAG